One Chloroflexota bacterium genomic window carries:
- a CDS encoding MTAP family purine nucleoside phosphorylase, translating into MPPVRLGIISSYFSPALLQVSEQRTIDTPWGAAPVQLGTLGGQPVAFIQRYGPQITTPSHRLNYRANIWALKELGVERIISQNAIGSINPSLRPGDIVVPHDFIDYTKQRPSTFFDSDDCWCRVDMTEPFCPELRQALIKGTQKVSGQVHEKGVFVCFEGPRLETPAEIRMFQMLGGDIAGTPLVPEVILAREAEICFASLSVIINYGTGLAPAVIHTGPGSLDEFYYRSGLQEMVETAIVEAINLIPLERNCSCGRALQQALKGTPPPWLKGKSSLG; encoded by the coding sequence ATGCCACCAGTGCGCTTAGGAATAATCTCCAGCTATTTCTCTCCTGCACTTCTCCAGGTATCTGAGCAGCGGACGATAGACACGCCATGGGGCGCAGCCCCTGTTCAGCTCGGCACCTTAGGAGGGCAGCCGGTCGCCTTCATTCAGCGTTATGGACCACAGATAACTACCCCCAGTCACCGTCTGAACTATAGAGCCAACATCTGGGCTCTAAAAGAGTTAGGCGTTGAGCGCATCATCTCCCAGAACGCTATCGGCTCGATTAACCCTTCCCTGAGACCGGGCGATATCGTCGTCCCCCATGACTTCATCGATTACACGAAACAGCGACCATCGACCTTTTTTGATTCCGACGATTGCTGGTGCCGGGTGGATATGACCGAACCCTTCTGTCCGGAGCTGCGCCAGGCTTTGATCAAGGGGACGCAGAAGGTCAGCGGCCAGGTACACGAAAAAGGCGTCTTTGTCTGCTTTGAGGGGCCTCGCCTGGAGACGCCGGCCGAGATACGCATGTTTCAAATGTTGGGTGGTGATATAGCCGGCACCCCCTTGGTGCCAGAGGTCATCCTGGCCCGCGAGGCTGAAATATGTTTTGCCTCGCTCTCAGTGATAATAAATTATGGCACAGGACTCGCCCCAGCCGTTATCCATACTGGACCGGGCAGCCTAGATGAGTTTTATTATCGCTCCGGACTACAAGAAATGGTGGAGACGGCCATCGTCGAAGCGATCAATCTCATCCCCCTGGAGCGAAACTGCTCTTGTGGAAGGGCCCTCCAGCAAGCCCTGAAAGGCACACCACCACCCTGGCTCAAAGGGAAATCGTCCTTAGGATAG
- a CDS encoding TM2 domain-containing protein, with the protein MQSGELTPEWRRRHVLMALSWLIGYLGADRFYQQQVGWGILKLITLGGLGLWWLVDAIVYTVQAGRS; encoded by the coding sequence GTGCAAAGCGGTGAGCTGACCCCAGAATGGCGTCGAAGGCATGTACTGATGGCCCTGAGCTGGCTCATTGGTTACCTTGGCGCTGACCGCTTCTATCAACAGCAGGTCGGCTGGGGCATCCTGAAGCTAATCACACTGGGCGGATTGGGGCTCTGGTGGTTAGTTGATGCAATCGTCTACACCGTCCAGGCCGGGAGGTCATAA
- a CDS encoding XdhC/CoxI family protein, with translation MMLDIIQNIIEVIDNKETAALATIVNSSVSSPTILGRKLLVRVGRDPIGSLGSEHLNRSVIDGCLATMRSGKPTILEYETLDEEAPLLGLPQGTRVDVFVEVFRPVRTLVILGAGHIAQPLCKMGKILGFEVVVIDDRAEFANVERFPEADRVIAADFAETLRSFPVIPNTYIVLITRGHRHDEVSLREVIASPAAYIGMIGSRRRVAAVFHNLSEEGVPAELIEKVYAPIGLDIGAESPEEIALSIIAEVVRVIHKGTGQSLSLARKAQL, from the coding sequence ATGATGCTTGATATCATCCAAAACATCATCGAAGTTATTGATAATAAGGAGACGGCTGCTCTGGCCACGATCGTGAATAGTAGTGTGTCATCGCCGACGATATTGGGCAGAAAGCTCTTAGTGAGGGTGGGTCGGGACCCCATAGGTTCTCTCGGCAGTGAACATCTCAATCGCTCTGTGATTGATGGGTGTCTGGCTACTATGAGGAGTGGTAAGCCGACGATCCTGGAGTATGAGACACTAGATGAGGAGGCTCCGCTCTTGGGACTGCCGCAGGGCACACGGGTAGACGTCTTCGTCGAGGTTTTCCGTCCGGTGCGTACCTTAGTGATACTTGGGGCTGGCCATATAGCCCAACCACTATGCAAGATGGGCAAGATTCTTGGCTTCGAGGTGGTGGTCATTGATGACCGAGCTGAGTTCGCCAATGTAGAGCGGTTTCCGGAAGCCGACCGGGTGATCGCCGCCGATTTCGCCGAGACCCTCCGTTCCTTTCCAGTCATCCCTAACACCTATATTGTGCTGATCACACGGGGCCATCGGCACGATGAAGTTTCGTTGCGGGAAGTGATCGCCTCACCGGCTGCTTACATCGGCATGATCGGTAGTCGGCGTCGGGTGGCGGCCGTCTTTCATAACTTAAGTGAGGAGGGCGTTCCAGCGGAGCTTATCGAGAAAGTCTATGCACCCATTGGTCTGGATATAGGGGCGGAGAGCCCGGAGGAGATAGCACTAAGCATCATCGCTGAGGTGGTGAGAGTAATTCATAAGGGTACGGGGCAGTCGCTGTCTCTGGCACGGAAAGCCCAGTTATAG
- a CDS encoding (2Fe-2S)-binding protein, which yields MTLLSFLRDQMGLTGTKEGCGRGDCGACTVLIDGRNVNSCLMLAAEIDGCEVTTIEGLGTPEKLHPLQQSFIEEGAVQCGYCIPGMLMSAAALLRENRRPTREEIQVGISGNLCRCTGYIKIIDAIEKAAKQIS from the coding sequence ATGACCCTCCTCTCTTTCCTAAGGGATCAAATGGGGTTGACCGGAACAAAGGAGGGTTGCGGTCGAGGCGACTGTGGCGCTTGTACCGTCCTCATCGATGGCCGGAACGTAAACTCCTGTCTGATGCTGGCAGCCGAGATCGATGGCTGCGAGGTCACTACCATCGAAGGGCTTGGTACCCCAGAGAAGCTGCATCCGTTGCAGCAGTCCTTCATCGAGGAAGGGGCCGTGCAGTGTGGTTATTGTATCCCAGGCATGTTAATGTCGGCGGCTGCTTTGCTTCGGGAAAATCGCAGACCTACCAGAGAAGAGATTCAGGTGGGCATTTCCGGTAACCTCTGCCGTTGTACCGGTTACATTAAGATCATTGATGCCATCGAAAAAGCGGCCAAACAGATATCATAA
- a CDS encoding xanthine dehydrogenase family protein subunit M, giving the protein MLTFDYIKPKGLDEACNLLVTYGSQAKLLAGGTDLLVEIRDKKREFAGLRYVIDIKGIPELRVLGEDDGHLKIGACVTYRELMGSPLIKRYAPLLAEAASVVGAPQIRNRGTLGGNVVTASPAGDAIPALVALNTTLHIRNGQAEREVPLTDVFVGPYRTNLSPGDLIVYFRLPKLADGEKSCFIKLGRRKALAVSMINVAAIAKQDVQRRVVDIRIAPGSITPRPMRIRAAEELLLGKVPTRALLEEAGRITGEEMVRQSGIRASTPYKQPVVAVLVRRALEKVLELDA; this is encoded by the coding sequence ATGTTGACCTTCGACTATATCAAACCTAAGGGCTTGGATGAGGCTTGTAATTTACTGGTGACCTATGGATCACAGGCGAAGCTGCTTGCTGGTGGCACAGACCTACTGGTGGAGATCAGGGACAAGAAGCGAGAGTTCGCTGGGTTGCGCTATGTCATTGACATCAAGGGCATTCCTGAGCTGAGGGTTTTGGGGGAGGATGATGGTCATCTCAAGATTGGGGCCTGCGTCACCTATCGCGAACTGATGGGCTCTCCGTTAATTAAACGATATGCACCTCTTCTGGCGGAGGCCGCTTCAGTGGTAGGTGCACCTCAGATCAGGAATCGGGGTACGCTTGGTGGAAATGTCGTCACAGCCTCTCCGGCTGGGGATGCTATCCCAGCCCTGGTGGCCTTGAACACAACGCTTCACATTCGCAATGGCCAGGCCGAGCGAGAAGTGCCGCTGACGGATGTCTTCGTTGGCCCCTATCGTACCAACCTTTCCCCAGGCGACCTTATCGTTTATTTCCGTCTCCCCAAGCTGGCTGATGGGGAAAAATCCTGCTTCATTAAACTGGGACGGCGTAAGGCTCTGGCTGTCAGTATGATCAACGTGGCGGCTATAGCCAAACAGGATGTCCAACGACGGGTGGTGGATATACGCATTGCCCCCGGTTCCATAACCCCTCGTCCAATGCGTATAAGGGCAGCTGAGGAGCTATTGCTTGGCAAGGTACCCACGCGGGCACTCCTGGAAGAGGCGGGGAGGATCACTGGTGAGGAGATGGTGCGCCAAAGTGGCATCCGTGCCTCAACACCCTATAAGCAGCCGGTCGTGGCCGTCCTGGTGCGCCGTGCTCTCGAGAAAGTGCTTGAGCTAGATGCATAA
- a CDS encoding competence/damage-inducible protein A, whose protein sequence is MEAEIISVGTELLLGEITDTNAPYLAQHLAGLGIDLHWISQVGDNQSRLVEVLHRAWNRSELIIITGGLGPTEDDLTREAIAELLDEPMMVEESLEQELRAYFARRGLYMSPQNIKQATLIRSAQSLPNPIGTAPGWWVERSNRRIVAMPGVPAEMKRMWEDEVLPRLRSAVGGPSGAVIVSRTLKVFGLGESTVEERIRPLLSSTNPTLATYARTDGIHLRLTAKAGDRTAAESLISPLEVKVRDILGSCIYGVDDETMATVVGRLLSERGLTLATMESCTGGLLSSMLTDVPGSSSYFKGGFVAYSEAMKVSLDVDPVLVAAHGVVSGPVAIAMAATARRQLGTSLGLSVTGVAGPDSLEGQPIGTLYIGLDGEGDVVGEHPVVKSFLLPMARPDFKRVAALHALNLLRLTLFEAGGKG, encoded by the coding sequence ATGGAGGCGGAGATCATCTCTGTCGGGACGGAGCTGCTTTTGGGGGAGATCACCGATACTAATGCCCCCTACTTAGCACAACACTTGGCTGGTTTAGGCATCGACCTCCACTGGATATCTCAGGTTGGGGACAATCAAAGTCGCCTTGTGGAGGTGCTGCACCGAGCCTGGAACCGCTCTGAGCTCATCATCATCACTGGTGGACTTGGCCCCACCGAAGATGATCTGACTCGTGAGGCGATAGCCGAACTGCTAGATGAGCCGATGATGGTCGAAGAGTCTTTGGAACAGGAGCTGCGCGCTTACTTCGCGCGTCGCGGTCTGTACATGTCACCTCAGAATATCAAGCAGGCCACTCTAATTCGTTCGGCACAGTCCTTGCCCAATCCCATCGGTACGGCACCGGGTTGGTGGGTGGAACGTTCTAACCGAAGGATTGTGGCTATGCCTGGCGTGCCGGCAGAGATGAAGCGGATGTGGGAGGATGAGGTGTTGCCCAGGCTGCGATCCGCTGTAGGCGGACCCAGCGGCGCCGTCATTGTCTCACGCACGCTCAAGGTTTTCGGCTTGGGCGAATCAACGGTAGAGGAGAGGATTCGCCCACTTCTTTCCTCTACCAATCCCACATTGGCCACCTACGCTCGGACAGATGGCATCCATCTACGCCTTACGGCTAAGGCCGGCGATCGGACCGCGGCCGAGTCGTTAATTTCCCCCTTGGAGGTGAAGGTGCGGGACATCCTTGGGTCCTGTATTTATGGTGTGGACGACGAGACGATGGCCACTGTTGTAGGCAGGTTGCTGAGTGAAAGAGGACTCACCTTAGCTACGATGGAATCCTGCACGGGCGGTTTACTTTCCAGCATGCTCACCGATGTGCCCGGTAGCTCCAGCTACTTTAAGGGCGGTTTTGTGGCTTACTCTGAGGCGATGAAGGTGTCCCTGGATGTGGACCCAGTTCTGGTCGCTGCGCATGGGGTGGTGAGCGGACCAGTGGCGATAGCCATGGCTGCCACTGCCCGGCGGCAGCTGGGAACAAGTTTGGGGCTGTCGGTCACTGGTGTGGCTGGACCGGATTCTTTAGAGGGCCAACCAATAGGCACGCTGTATATAGGTTTGGATGGTGAGGGTGATGTGGTGGGAGAGCACCCTGTCGTCAAGAGCTTTCTTCTCCCTATGGCCCGTCCCGATTTCAAACGGGTAGCGGCGCTGCACGCTCTCAACCTGCTGCGGCTCACCCTGTTCGAGGCTGGTGGGAAAGGATAA
- a CDS encoding XRE family transcriptional regulator, which produces MMIVNRSDRRRGELSDKAVTAFGQNVRTERAKRGWSQAYLATLAGVSRAMISQIERGRQSPTLNVILRIADGFGVMPSRLLDGARAGDVIIVRGKENQPFIDPLTGYTRYVLCPTHSPLDVEFIKVILPANRTSSAAPHRAGAKEHVVVLNGDLEVILEGNQVYTLQEGDAITYMADQQHTFRNAGQSDCIFFLVHHAGH; this is translated from the coding sequence ATGATGATTGTAAACAGGTCAGACCGACGGCGCGGAGAGCTGTCGGATAAGGCTGTTACTGCTTTTGGACAGAATGTTAGGACCGAGCGGGCGAAGCGGGGGTGGAGCCAGGCGTATCTGGCCACGTTAGCTGGGGTCAGTCGGGCTATGATATCCCAGATCGAGAGGGGACGACAGAGCCCCACCCTGAATGTTATCCTGCGGATCGCCGATGGCTTTGGAGTCATGCCCTCTCGGCTGCTTGATGGAGCCAGGGCGGGCGATGTGATCATTGTGCGGGGCAAGGAGAATCAGCCGTTTATTGATCCACTCACCGGGTACACCAGGTATGTCTTATGTCCGACTCACTCTCCGTTGGATGTAGAATTTATCAAGGTAATTCTCCCTGCAAACCGCACCTCGTCGGCCGCTCCCCATCGCGCCGGAGCCAAGGAGCACGTCGTCGTCCTTAATGGGGACCTGGAGGTGATCCTCGAGGGGAATCAGGTTTATACACTCCAAGAGGGGGATGCTATCACCTATATGGCTGATCAACAGCATACCTTCCGCAATGCGGGGCAGTCGGATTGTATCTTCTTTCTCGTTCATCATGCGGGACACTAG
- a CDS encoding amidohydrolase — protein MSKILIRNGLVITMNQTRQCFRRRAIVIKGDVIQEVLPSDQIGEQDYDQVIDVSGKIVLPGLINTHVHTSQQLGRGLGDDVSLLTWLFERIWPYESNMTAEDSYVSTLLCAAELIRSGVTTFAEAGGQHVDGMGRAIKEVGLRGILARSTMDSGEGVPPKMAETTEQTLAIQEELLRRWHGSADGLIRFWFSLRQILNNSDILIMQTKALADHYGVGIHMHVGEIPYEIEFVKEKYGHEGTVTHLAAIGALGTNFLGVHSVWLSEAELDLYAKYGAKVSHCPAAAMRVLGFAKIPEMIQRGITVGLGTDGAPSNNRMCLVDEMYLTALVHKGRKMDPTVLPAQKIIEMVTIDGARALLWEDQIGSLEPGKKADLIIVNPNSANMLPLHDPIANLVASLQGHNIESVMVDGRWLMWEHRLTTIDEGKVYKESQERAAAIVKRAGIRLPERFPCL, from the coding sequence ATGAGCAAGATTTTGATCCGCAATGGGCTGGTTATCACGATGAATCAGACCCGACAGTGCTTCAGACGCAGGGCCATCGTCATAAAAGGAGATGTGATCCAGGAGGTCCTACCGTCTGACCAAATCGGTGAACAGGACTACGACCAGGTGATTGATGTCAGCGGTAAGATCGTTCTACCCGGGCTTATCAACACTCACGTACATACCTCACAGCAGTTGGGCCGAGGGCTAGGCGACGATGTCAGCCTGCTGACCTGGCTCTTCGAGCGCATCTGGCCCTATGAGAGCAATATGACCGCAGAGGATAGCTATGTCAGCACGCTCCTTTGCGCGGCGGAGCTCATACGCTCAGGCGTAACTACCTTCGCCGAGGCGGGGGGACAGCACGTTGATGGAATGGGGCGGGCCATCAAAGAGGTTGGGCTACGGGGCATCCTGGCGCGCTCGACCATGGACAGCGGCGAGGGGGTTCCACCCAAAATGGCTGAGACCACGGAGCAAACGCTGGCCATTCAGGAGGAACTGCTGAGACGGTGGCACGGGTCTGCTGATGGTCTAATCCGCTTCTGGTTCTCCTTGCGTCAAATCCTGAATAACTCGGACATCTTGATCATGCAAACGAAGGCGCTAGCTGACCATTATGGCGTCGGCATTCATATGCACGTTGGAGAGATACCCTATGAGATAGAGTTCGTCAAGGAGAAGTATGGCCACGAGGGGACAGTGACGCATTTAGCCGCTATAGGTGCCCTTGGGACAAACTTCCTGGGCGTGCACAGCGTCTGGCTCTCTGAGGCTGAGCTCGACCTGTACGCCAAATATGGGGCGAAGGTCTCACACTGTCCGGCGGCCGCTATGCGTGTCCTGGGATTCGCTAAGATACCAGAGATGATCCAAAGGGGAATAACAGTCGGCTTGGGGACGGATGGAGCACCCTCCAACAATCGGATGTGTCTGGTGGACGAGATGTACTTGACCGCTCTGGTTCACAAAGGGAGGAAAATGGACCCGACCGTTCTGCCAGCTCAGAAGATCATCGAGATGGTGACGATCGATGGGGCTAGAGCGCTTCTCTGGGAAGACCAAATCGGTTCGCTGGAACCGGGCAAGAAGGCCGATCTCATTATCGTCAATCCCAACTCGGCGAACATGTTACCCCTCCACGATCCGATAGCCAACCTGGTGGCCTCTTTACAAGGGCATAACATTGAAAGTGTTATGGTCGATGGCCGCTGGTTGATGTGGGAACATCGCCTAACGACAATCGACGAGGGTAAGGTCTATAAAGAAAGCCAGGAGAGGGCAGCAGCCATCGTCAAACGGGCTGGCATTCGTTTGCCAGAGAGATTCCCCTGTCTCTAG
- a CDS encoding prohibitin family protein, whose product MPNVSMRQIGPGRMGFGWGKWVLAALFLVALWAFVTSFVVIVPAGHRGVVTWFGSVEDRVLGEGLAIVVPVAERVIIVDVRVQPHPFKEIDAASKEMQSVRLTGMMNFHIKPDKVNDLYQRVGLDFANKVIDPAFNDYMKEVMPTYSIVDILPKRDEIRRNAMDKLAENLSRYHIVIDDIYISDIQFSPEYSKAIEDKQTQQQRVETERQILAQKEIQAKQMVAQAQGEANAIHVRAQGQAAANRELAASLTPEVIQYQYVQKLSDKVQVILVPSGQQFLLDTKGLLGGSAQPKP is encoded by the coding sequence ATGCCAAACGTATCTATGAGGCAGATTGGTCCGGGACGGATGGGATTCGGATGGGGGAAGTGGGTACTTGCCGCCTTGTTCCTGGTGGCCCTTTGGGCCTTCGTCACCAGCTTCGTGGTCATCGTACCTGCCGGTCACCGAGGGGTTGTAACCTGGTTTGGCAGTGTGGAGGATCGCGTGTTGGGTGAGGGTTTAGCCATTGTTGTGCCAGTAGCGGAGCGGGTGATCATCGTAGATGTCCGCGTGCAACCGCACCCATTCAAGGAAATTGATGCTGCCAGCAAGGAGATGCAGTCGGTGAGACTTACGGGAATGATGAACTTTCATATCAAGCCCGATAAGGTCAATGATTTGTACCAGAGGGTTGGTCTAGACTTTGCCAACAAGGTTATCGACCCAGCCTTCAATGACTACATGAAAGAGGTGATGCCTACCTACTCTATCGTCGATATATTGCCCAAGAGGGATGAGATACGTCGCAATGCTATGGACAAGCTGGCGGAGAACCTCAGTAGGTATCACATCGTTATCGATGACATCTATATCTCTGACATTCAGTTCAGTCCGGAGTACTCCAAGGCTATCGAGGATAAGCAGACTCAGCAACAGCGAGTCGAGACCGAGCGACAGATCCTGGCCCAAAAGGAGATACAGGCCAAACAGATGGTAGCGCAGGCTCAAGGGGAGGCCAATGCCATCCACGTGCGGGCTCAGGGGCAGGCGGCCGCAAATAGGGAGCTGGCAGCTTCGCTCACTCCTGAGGTCATTCAGTATCAATATGTACAGAAGCTATCAGACAAAGTGCAGGTTATCCTGGTGCCCAGCGGCCAACAGTTCTTGCTTGACACTAAAGGTCTGCTTGGAGGATCGGCCCAGCCCAAGCCCTAG
- a CDS encoding XdhC family protein — translation MKEIFEEIAAHVGQGETVALATVTRSLGSTPRKPGAKMLIFPDGKISGSIGGGCGEAEVWAEAMEAIKTKQPRLVTVDLTQDITSDSAMICGGIMEVFVEPIGLA, via the coding sequence ATGAAGGAGATATTTGAGGAGATAGCAGCGCATGTGGGGCAAGGAGAGACGGTTGCCCTGGCGACAGTGACACGCAGTCTGGGTTCCACACCACGAAAGCCTGGGGCCAAGATGCTCATCTTCCCTGATGGTAAGATCAGCGGCAGCATTGGCGGTGGTTGTGGTGAGGCAGAGGTTTGGGCAGAGGCAATGGAGGCGATCAAGACGAAGCAGCCCCGCCTGGTAACTGTCGACCTCACCCAGGATATCACCTCCGATAGCGCTATGATTTGTGGTGGCATCATGGAAGTTTTTGTCGAACCCATCGGACTAGCTTGA
- a CDS encoding sugar phosphate isomerase/epimerase, with protein sequence MRLSFSSTMFLHRPLDRSFSWAAALGFDGLELIVTSEVRTKGNDYLSQLSERYKLPVLSVHEPIYHPRTWLRDYERHYRQVIDIALDLPHCEVVVFHKPILRSLTDATGKCYLRLLEECRNRLARNHIRLTIENGFVGKPDNDGFVLTDLNELKQFVEEWNLQVTLDTSHAGDSRYGILAAYTIFQGHIGNIHLSDLRPLPALLNRGLFRPIFKHHQIPGQGILPLTELLRVLANDSYGGPITLEISPWSLQIWSKKCIKEGLTHSILFCRNHFVTGETPDSVD encoded by the coding sequence TTGAGACTTAGCTTCTCTAGCACGATGTTCCTGCACCGCCCGTTGGACCGCTCCTTCTCCTGGGCAGCAGCCCTAGGCTTTGATGGCCTCGAGCTGATCGTCACCTCAGAGGTCCGGACGAAAGGTAACGATTACCTCAGCCAACTCTCGGAGCGCTACAAGCTTCCGGTGCTTAGCGTCCACGAACCTATATACCACCCCCGCACCTGGCTGAGAGACTACGAGCGACACTACCGACAGGTCATAGACATCGCTCTCGACCTGCCTCACTGCGAAGTGGTCGTCTTCCATAAGCCGATTCTGCGTTCCCTCACCGACGCCACTGGAAAGTGCTATCTACGTCTTCTGGAGGAATGTCGGAACCGACTGGCTCGTAACCATATCCGCTTAACCATCGAGAATGGCTTCGTCGGAAAACCGGATAATGATGGTTTCGTCTTGACCGATCTGAACGAATTGAAGCAATTCGTTGAGGAATGGAACCTGCAGGTCACTTTGGACACCAGCCACGCTGGAGACTCTCGCTACGGTATCCTCGCTGCCTACACTATCTTCCAGGGGCATATAGGTAACATCCATCTAAGCGACCTGCGCCCTCTGCCTGCTCTTCTTAATCGAGGACTATTTCGCCCCATCTTCAAACATCACCAGATACCCGGTCAAGGTATTCTGCCCTTGACCGAACTGCTGCGGGTCTTAGCCAACGACAGCTATGGTGGTCCCATCACTTTGGAGATCAGCCCCTGGAGCCTCCAGATATGGAGTAAGAAGTGCATTAAGGAAGGGCTCACCCACAGCATCCTCTTTTGCCGCAACCATTTTGTTACTGGGGAAACACCTGACTCGGTCGATTAG
- the ade gene encoding adenine deaminase, with protein sequence MIRAKAIQVALGQRPADIAILNGRIANVHTAEFYPADVAIADGIIAMIGDISHCLGKGTKVIDAAGYTLLPGFIDSHIHVESSLLSFSEFARVVLAHGTTTVASDLMEVAIVTGIEGIREMLKEAEGSPLKLFLFSPSHLLKPGLETIGGGFDLSDVKETLPWLETVGLAEIIVHHILATDDVLSEAIALTERARKTLEGHAPALTGKTLAAYLTAGIRSDHESTNTAEALEKVRSGMRLMIREGSVSTDLRECLKVITEHRVDPRHCLFVSDDVHVLDLTTVGHMDHKVRMAIEQGLAPMAAIQMATLNAAESLKVDDWVGSISPGRYADILLVKDMEKMPIDTVIAKGEVVVDKGQLRLPYKAVRYSPILRNTVKLRRPLEPDDFAVRVDRGAKQARVRVIRVLEGTLLKEAAEARLNVKEGVIQPDTNKDVLLISVVERYKRSGRVFTAFVSGFGLKAGAIASTVAHDHHNLTIVGTNPLDMAVAGNRLAETEGGLVAVRDGQVVSEVPLPVAGLMSDANAWTVAEQTRRIHEATKQLGCPLLSPYMSLSFAVLPFIPAYGITDLGLIDALKYEIVEPVLEVST encoded by the coding sequence ATGATTAGAGCCAAAGCGATTCAGGTAGCCTTAGGACAGAGGCCAGCCGATATAGCCATCCTTAACGGCCGCATCGCTAATGTTCACACAGCTGAATTCTACCCGGCTGATGTGGCCATCGCCGATGGGATCATAGCAATGATAGGCGATATCAGCCACTGCCTGGGTAAAGGGACCAAGGTCATTGATGCCGCAGGCTATACCCTGCTGCCTGGCTTTATTGACAGCCACATACACGTAGAAAGCAGTCTGCTCTCCTTCAGCGAATTCGCCCGAGTAGTACTGGCTCACGGCACCACCACCGTCGCCTCTGATCTGATGGAGGTAGCCATCGTAACCGGGATAGAGGGGATAAGAGAAATGCTGAAGGAGGCTGAGGGAAGTCCCCTTAAACTTTTCCTGTTTTCACCTTCCCATCTTCTTAAACCTGGCCTGGAAACGATCGGCGGGGGGTTCGACCTCTCGGATGTGAAGGAAACGCTCCCCTGGCTGGAGACGGTGGGACTGGCTGAAATCATCGTCCATCATATCTTGGCGACTGATGACGTATTGAGCGAAGCCATCGCCCTCACCGAGCGGGCCAGGAAGACCCTGGAGGGGCACGCCCCAGCCCTGACAGGCAAGACGCTCGCTGCCTATCTGACAGCCGGGATACGCTCTGATCACGAATCAACCAACACTGCTGAGGCCCTGGAGAAGGTACGCTCTGGGATGCGCCTGATGATTCGAGAGGGCTCTGTCTCCACCGATCTGAGGGAATGCCTAAAAGTGATCACCGAACATAGGGTCGATCCCAGACACTGCCTATTTGTAAGCGATGATGTGCATGTTCTGGATTTGACCACCGTCGGCCATATGGATCATAAGGTGAGAATGGCCATCGAGCAGGGGCTTGCTCCAATGGCAGCCATTCAGATGGCTACACTCAATGCCGCCGAGAGTCTGAAGGTGGACGATTGGGTGGGCAGCATATCCCCCGGACGCTACGCCGACATCCTCTTGGTCAAAGACATGGAGAAGATGCCGATCGATACCGTTATCGCTAAAGGGGAGGTAGTTGTTGATAAGGGTCAACTCCGTCTTCCCTACAAGGCCGTTCGCTACTCGCCCATATTGCGAAATACGGTCAAGCTCAGGCGCCCACTCGAGCCGGACGATTTTGCTGTCCGAGTCGACCGTGGGGCCAAACAGGCCCGTGTTCGCGTAATTAGGGTGCTGGAGGGAACACTCCTCAAGGAGGCGGCCGAAGCGAGGCTGAACGTCAAAGAGGGCGTGATCCAGCCAGATACGAACAAGGATGTGCTCTTGATCAGCGTTGTCGAAAGGTACAAGAGAAGTGGCCGTGTCTTCACCGCCTTCGTCTCCGGATTTGGGCTTAAGGCTGGAGCCATCGCCTCCACAGTGGCCCACGACCACCATAACCTCACCATTGTGGGCACAAACCCGCTGGATATGGCCGTAGCTGGCAACCGCCTGGCCGAGACAGAGGGCGGACTGGTAGCGGTCAGAGATGGACAGGTCGTCAGCGAAGTACCTCTACCCGTTGCCGGACTGATGTCTGATGCCAACGCCTGGACCGTAGCAGAGCAGACCCGCAGAATACACGAAGCCACTAAACAGTTGGGCTGTCCCCTTCTCTCGCCCTATATGTCGCTCTCCTTTGCCGTCTTGCCTTTTATACCTGCCTACGGCATCACCGATTTGGGACTGATCGACGCACTGAAGTATGAGATAGTTGAGCCAGTGTTAGAGGTATCGACTTAG